From a single Lolium rigidum isolate FL_2022 chromosome 7, APGP_CSIRO_Lrig_0.1, whole genome shotgun sequence genomic region:
- the LOC124670130 gene encoding organic cation/carnitine transporter 2-like produces MADTATTPLLTNHGDKLAKAPSIDDTIEVYMGTTGAGQLLKAILLAFAWAFDSQQVFISVFTDAEPLWHCTGTDASCSPATPSPCALPASAWAWDRPAVTSVVSEWSLKCAGPALVSLPASSFFVGCLAGGFLLTTLADSLLGRRKMLLTSIVSMSVAGVLTAFSPNVWAYAALRFVSGFARSMVGTCTMVLSTELVGKKWRDTVCVAGFFCFTLGFLSLPALAYTFRDASWRNMYLWTSMPSLCYSILIYLLVQESPRWLLVRGRKQDAIEALQQIASLNGNSITSSFSMLHACTMQEDAAGSSGGDSVFGTLHSMWQRPWALRRLAAIMTVSFGVGTVYYGMPLNVGNLGSNLYLSVMSNALAELPSSILCWLLMGRINRRSSVIGLTAAAGLCSLACVVIPQGAARMAAELVSFSATCTAFNVIMMYAIELFPTSVRNSAVGLVRQALVLGGVAAPVLVALGRDSSFLSFGVFGLLIGCFGMFAACLPETRGKTMSDTMDEEEQKEAAVANCTVDDMDTTSADLV; encoded by the coding sequence ATGGCTGATACGGCCACCACCCCCCTCCTAACAAACCATGGAGACAAGCTGGCGAAGGCGCCGTCGATCGACGACACGATCGAGGTGTACATGGGCACCACCGGCGCCGGGCAGCTCCTCAAGGCCATCCTGCTGGCCTTCGCCTGGGCCTTCGACTCGCAGCAGGTGTTCATCTCGGTCTTCACCGACGCGGAGCCGCTGTGGCACTGCACCGGCACCGACGCGTCGTGCTCGCCAGCCACGCCCTCGCCTTGCGCGCTCCCGGCCAGCGCTTGGGCGTGGGACCGCCCGGCCGTCACATCGGTGGTCTCTGAGTGGTCACTCAAGTGCGCCGGCCCGGCGCTCGTCTCCCTCCCGGCGTCCTCGTTCTTCGTCGGCTGCCTCGCCGGGGGCTTTCTCCTCACCACGCTCGCCGACTCGCTCCTGGGCCGCAGGAAGATGCTGCTCACGTCCATAGTGTCCATGTCCGTCGCCGGCGTGCTCACCGCCTTCTCGCCGAACGTGTGGGCGTACGCTGCCCTGCGTTTCGTGTCCGGGTTCGCCAGATCCATGGTGGGCACGTGCACGATGGTCCTCTCCACGGAGCTCGTGGGGAAGAAGTGGCGCGACACGGTGTGCGTGGCCGGGTTCTTCTGCTTCACCCTCGGGTTCCTCTCGCTCCCGGCGCTGGCCTACACGTTCCGGGACGCGTCATGGCGGAACATGTACCTGTGGACGTCCATGCCTTCTCTCTGCTACTCCATCCTCATCTACCTCCTCGTCCAGGAGTCGCCACGGTGGCTGCTGGTGCGCGGCCGGAAGCAGGACGCCATCGAGGCTCTGCAGCAGATCGCGTCGCTCAACGGAAACAGCATCACGTCCAGCTTCTCCATGCTGCACGCCTGCACAATGCAAGAGGACGCCGCAGGGTCGAGCGGCGGCGACAGCGTGTTTGGCACGCTTCACTCGATGTGGCAGCGCCCGTGGGCGCTCCGCAGGCTGGCGGCGATCATGACGGTCAGCTTCGGCGTCGGCACGGTCTACTACGGTATGCCACTCAACGTCGGCAACCTGGGCTCCAACCTGTACCTGAGCGTGATGTCCAACGCGCTGGCCGAGCTGCCGTCCTCCATCCTCTGCTGGCTCCTCATGGGCAGGATCAACCGGCGGAGCTCCGTGATCGGGCTCACCGCGGCGGCCGGGCTCTGCAGCCTGGCGTGCGTCGTCATCCCGCAGGGCGCAGCGAGGATGGCCGCCGAGCTGGTGTCCTTCTCCGCGACGTGCACCGCGTTCAACGTCATAATGATGTACGCCATCGAGCTCTTCCCCACGTCCGTGCGCAACTCCGCCGTGGGGCTCGTGCGGCAGGCGCTCGTGCTGGGCGGCGTGGCGGCGCCAGTGCTCGTCGCGCTCGGACGCGACAGCAGCTTCCTCTCCTTCGGCGTCTTCGGCCTCCTCATCGGCTGCTTCGGGATGTTCGCCGCCTGTCTGCCGGAAACCAGGGGAAAGACCATGTCCGACACCATGGACGAGGAGGAGCAGAAGGAGGCCGCCGTTGCCAACTGCACCGTCGACGACATGGATACTACTAGTGCCGACCTTGTGTAA